GAGAATTTTCTTCGTCACGTCTTTATGCTCAATCCGATCGGACCAAACATAATGGTAGAACAACCCTTGCATTGCCGAAAAATACCGTTTCTGTTCCGGTGTTTTGGGCTCATAGCGCCCCAAAATCGCATCAATATCTGAATCAACATCCGCCACGTCTTGTTCACCTCTCGTTTGTGTCACAACGTAAAACGGAACTTCGTGCATTTGGCTGGTGATGGCCATAAGGGGGCACACTGTACGTATATCCGAAATCATGGCACTCAGACCCTTGTAGCTCCTGGGGTACATCTCCAGTGCACTTTCCGACAAATTCCTCGAGGTGAGGAACGACTCATGAATGTGTTTCCTGACCAAAAACTCCGACCATTCCTTATGTTTCAATAAGAGTGTTTCGGAAGCACCGGCATGTGCTGTGGTCCCGATCACTAGTTTGAGTTTGTTCTGGGTCCAGGTGGTGGCCGGGTGCTCTTTGAGGATGTGCCCGTCCAGGGTGAGCCAGTAGTGGCGTTTGCTGGGGTCTTCCTCTGGGGTGGGCAAGTCTGGAGGTGGTTTCCTCCAGGTGTCTTGCACCGAACGTACGATTTTCTCAGCGTCTAGTTTCAGGAGACAGTCGATGTTTTGGCAGTCGACGTATTGTAGGAAACTTCGGTTATCGATTTCGGCCTCGCGCCGGGTTTTGTTGGGGTAAAGGGCGCCCCCAGAGGAGGCCCAAGCTTTGGAGAAGTATTTTTTGGCGTCGGGGAGGGTCGCCAAAGCTGTTACTAGAGTTGCACCAGCTCGGTGCCCCAGGAGTGTGACCGAGCTGTTGTCACCTAggtgtgaaaaattaaattagttcaagaaaaaaaatttttcgccAACGcgtaatactttatttttcaaaataaatcaaaggtGGGCCTGACttcgtttattaaaattactacgaattaatttatcgacgaaaaactgttttcacattttcgaaaaaaatgtacaaaactttattactgttttttttttattgaatgatTTATCAATATTCTTAGACAATTACTATCACTATTGTCGAGCTGGATGCTTCATAAActgattaaataaaataaaaattagcatttaattgtgattttcaaaaacatgAAATTTTCAACTAATTTCACTCACCTCCGAAATGCCGAATATTCAGTTGGACCCACTTCAAGGCCTCAATAATATCCGACAGCCCGTAATTCCCGGAAGTTGGGGGGTAGTCATTATTGGACAAAATATCCAAAGCCAGGAAACCCAGCGCCCCCAGCCGGAAATTCGGTCGCACGAAAACAACATCTTTGGAGCGGGCGTACCTTGCCGAAGGCCGCGTTTTTCCGGGGGAACCCCCGATGAAACTTTCCGCTCCAATTAGAACGATAACAGGAAGCGGATCGTGATACCGGACATACGGTGTCACCACATCAAGAGTGAGACAATCCTCAGTCCCAGAAATACTCCCATTGCTGTGAATTTGGAGGCAAGTTTCCGTCGAATTATGGGCGAGGAAAGTGCCATTCCAGCAATAGTCAATGTTATTTAAGGGCTGTGCGTACTTGAATCGGAGGTTGCCAACAGGGGGGCGAGCGTAGGGGATCCCCCGGAAGGCCACTGCACTGTCTTCTACTAAtctatttgagaaaaaaaattactatccGGCTCGGAGGACCATTTTGTGTCTTACCCTTCGACTTTGCCACAGCCGGTGACTGCCTCCACATAACCCCCATCTTTAATGGGGGCCACTCGAGGAA
The sequence above is a segment of the Tribolium castaneum strain GA2 chromosome 9, icTriCast1.1, whole genome shotgun sequence genome. Coding sequences within it:
- the Nrt gene encoding neurotactin, with product MSDKIEGNVEKSDDKKDIEMEEREKMLNAENKALEKVEESADKPKTENKEGMEVKPKKIPIGGIQMPGFFTRSKSREKCKDEEQEVEGTELIETRAAGEAAPSQTRIKLPNPFRKSKGGEEDEKSAEQKEKKKLLDTIRLPLVSVFPRKKKEEQKLESQTAQAGLASMETLDDKSTNDELKNVNLDEKKDLEAQEVAEEATWRQKLKTYRVAIGALLVFLLLTLIIVIVAIPGKDVPRVAPIKDGGYVEAVTGCGKVEGLVEDSAVAFRGIPYARPPVGNLRFKYAQPLNNIDYCWNGTFLAHNSTETCLQIHSNGSISGTEDCLTLDVVTPYVRYHDPLPVIVLIGAESFIGGSPGKTRPSARYARSKDVVFVRPNFRLGALGFLALDILSNNDYPPTSGNYGLSDIIEALKWVQLNIRHFGGDNSSVTLLGHRAGATLVTALATLPDAKKYFSKAWASSGGALYPNKTRREAEIDNRSFLQYVDCQNIDCLLKLDAEKIVRSVQDTWRKPPPDLPTPEEDPSKRHYWLTLDGHILKEHPATTWTQNKLKLVIGTTAHAGASETLLLKHKEWSEFLVRKHIHESFLTSRNLSESALEMYPRSYKGLSAMISDIRTVCPLMAITSQMHEVPFYVVTQTRGEQDVADVDSDIDAILGRYEPKTPEQKRYFSAMQGLFYHYVWSDRIEHKDVTKKILLVGQDVLPNATYSHCAFWINKGVVLPFAALD